The region CTTTTTTTACAGATTTATATTGTTCATTTGCTTGTAGATTTGTAACATAACCATCAAATCTACTAACAATATCAAAAATTTCTCTTTCATCAAAAGTGATACGTCCATAAAAGCTTTTTAAAGTACCTATTTGCTCTTTTTTTACTTTTACAAGCTTTTTATTGAACAACTGCTCAACTTCAAGGATTTGAGCATTTAGTATTGTAAAGCCTACTAGTAGGGCACTCATAATAAGTTTCACTTTGTAATCCTTGTAAAATAGTATGATTTTGCCAAAGATGAAAAATATTTCTCTTTTTCATCAATGGCTTTTAATTTATATTTGATAACTTCATTTTGATTTTTTATTAGTTGTCTTGTGTCAATATTTGTTTTCAATAAGTAGCTATTATTTTTTTCTAAAATTTTTTGTAGTTCATCATATTTGGGAATGATTGTTTTTTCTATGATATTATATGTACCAATAGCATTATCAATATTTTTTTGTAAGGTATCAATTGAGATTAAAAATTTATTTTTTAAATCATCAAGTTGATTTTTAACTTGTTGAGATTGAAACTTTGCTTTTGTTTCTTTTATTGATTCTCTTCCATAAATTGGAAGGGGAAAAGAGATAGAAAAATTCATATAATCTTCATACTCTTGACTTCTCTCAAAATATGTCACATTTAATTTTATATCAGGTATTTTTTTCTCATTCTCAAGTTTAGAGATATTTATAAATTTATTTGTTGTTTGTTTAAAAGATAAGATTTTTGGATGATTAGAAATCTCTTTAGAAAGAACTATATTTTTAATATTTGTATTTACATCTATATTTGAAATTTTTTCATATGAAAGCTCTTCAAGCTTTAAGAAGTTTGTATCTAAAAAAGTTTGAAGTTGTTTTTGTTTTAGATTAAGTTCATTATAAAGGATTTGCACATTTAATATATCACTTTGTTTTGCTTTTCCGTATTTATAAAAGCTTTTTAATAAAGATTCCAGGTCAATTACATTTTTTTTAAATTTTTTAAAAAGAAAAATCCTCTCTTGTAAAAGTTTTATTCTGTAGGCATATTCATATATATTTGATTGTAATTCAAGTTTTTTATTTTCAAGATTATATTTTGAGATAGAGTAGTCATTGTTTGCAACTTTTTTCGCAAACTCTAATCTATTACTTAATGGAATAGCTTGAGTCAATCCTACAAATTGAGCTTGCATAGCTTCTTTATTTCTTGTTTTATAATCATTAAACTGAATATCTGTAGCACCAATATTTACAATAGGATTATCCCATTTTGTTGAAAGTTCTATTTGTTTTTTTGTAATATTAATAGAAGATTCTAGTGCTTTAAGAGATGAATTTTTCTCTAAAGCACTAGTAACAATATTATCTATTGATTTGGCATTTACAAATAAAGGTAAAAGAACAGTTAATAGATATTGCTTTTTCATTATAGATTTACACTAGATCTGATTTTGTGAACTTTTCCATCTGCTGTTTTAAATAACAGATGGTATTGCCAAGTTCCACTCATAGATAGATTTATTTGTAGTTTATATTTTCCATCAATTAATTTTGCTTTACCAACATATTCCATATATGGCATACCTGGCATCTCTGGCATAAAAAATTTAGCTTTTACTTTTGCATCTTTGATTGATGAACCATCTTTTTCAAGTGTTACAAAAAAAGTATTGTCACCTACAACTAAAGAACTTTCTGATTGAAGTTTAACTTCATACCCATCTTTCTTACCTTTTAAATCGATTGGTTCTGCATTTAAAAGTATGCAAGAGAAAACTAAAATAGAAACTATTTTTAATAATTTCATAAAGACTCCTTAAAAAATTTTAAGAAGTCTATAACTTTAATAAGGAAGAAGTGTGGAAATTAAAATTTTAGGGTAAAGCAACTTCCGATATCTAATTCAGAGTTAATATCAATTTTAATTTTATATTTTTCACAAATATTTTGAACGATATTTAAGCCTATACCAAAACCACCACTAAAATCTGTTGCCCTATAGTATCTATTGAATATATCTTTTAGTTTGCTTTTTTCTATTCCTATACCGGAATCTTTTATTGTAAGTGTATTATTTTCTAAAAGGATAGTTATGGTTCCTTTTTGTTTATTGTATTTAATTGCATTTGACAAAATATTGTTAAAGAGTCTTATGAAATCATTCTCATCAATAGTAAAAAAAGTATCCCTAAGTTCACTATTTATTGTGATTCTCTTTTTTAAAGCTAAGGCTTCAAAATATTTTAGTTGAGATTCAATTAGTTTTTTTAGATTAAACTCTTTTGCAACAGTTAGATTTTGTTTGTTTTCTAAAAAAATAAAAGTTAAGTCTTTGTATACTTCTGAAATTCTTTGGGCAGCTAGTTTTATTCTTTTTACTTGTTTTGGTGTTAAATTTTCTTCATCTTCAGAAGACATCAAAATAGCACTAATTGGAGTATTTAATTCATGTGTAGTATCTTTTATAAAGTTATTTAGTCGATCTCTTTCATCTTTTATAGGTTTTAAAAAAAGCCTTGCTAGAAAAAATCCTATTAAAGAGATAAAAAAATAGATAATAAAAAATAAAAATACAATCTCTTTTTGTAAGCTTGTTAATCTATTAAAAAATAGATTCTCTTTTATTGCAATATAATAGATATCTAAGTGTCCATAAGTTGATTTATCTATTAAGATAAAATTTTCTTTTTGCATAATTATATTTTTTGAAAAGTCTATATCTTTATCTTTTAGATTTCCAAAAAGAAGCTTTTTGTTTTTATCATAAAATGAAATTTGATATAAATCTGTTTTTAAAAATTGATTCATATCTAAGGAGTTTCCACTCATATGGGCAAAAATTATTTGTGAAGAGATATTTGATACTACATTTCTCATTTTTGTTTTTGCTAAATCAAAATATAGTTTTTTTTCATTTTGATAGTATAAAAGGGCAATTAATACCATAAGTATAAAAGATCCCCCTAGATAAAGAGTAAAAAATCTTATAAATGTTTTTCTTTCGCTTTGTGTTAATTTTATATCAATATCCTTTTTGTGATTATAACATAAATTTTTTCCATAAAATTTACACAAAGTTATACTATACTTAAGGTTATGAAAATATTACTTTTAGAAGATGACACCCTCTTAAATGAGATAATTATAGAGTATTTAGAAGAATTAGACAATGAAGTCATTAGTACTTTTGATGGACAAGAAGCATTAGAATCTATATATGAAAATAGATTTGATCTACTTATTTTAGATGTAAATGTACCTAGTTTAAATGGATTTGAACTTTTAAAAGAGCTAAAATCAAACTCTATAGATATCCCTACAATATATATAACCTCTTTACACACTTCAAAAGATATGGAAGATGGTTTTCAAGCAGGTGCAGATGATTATATAAAAAAACCATTTCATTTAAGTGAATTAAAACTTAGAATAAACAATATAAAAAGACTTAGGCAAATTGATGTAAGTGGAGTAGTAAAACTTTCAGAAGAGATTTTTTATGATAATGATGAAAAAATCATAAAAGTAAATGGAATCTCTTCTTATTTATCTAAAACAGAGGCTAAAGTTTTTGAGTATTTTATAAAAAATAAAAATAAATCAATCTCTATCGATGAAATATCTTTAAACAATTGGATATATGATGAGGTTCCAACTGCAACCACAATAAGAACATATATAAAAAATCTTCGTAAAATTCTAGGAAAAGATAAAATTACAACAATAAAAGGAGTGGGCTATAAACTTAATCTTTAAAGGTTAGTATAAAAGTTGTTCCAATATTTTCTTCTGATTCAACTTTAATATCAATATCATACGTTTTACAAATATGATATACAATATTTAATCCAATACCAAAACCACCTTGCTCTTTTGTAGCTCTATAATATCTAGAAAAAATATC is a window of Halarcobacter sp. DNA encoding:
- a CDS encoding TolC family protein, with protein sequence MKKQYLLTVLLPLFVNAKSIDNIVTSALEKNSSLKALESSINITKKQIELSTKWDNPIVNIGATDIQFNDYKTRNKEAMQAQFVGLTQAIPLSNRLEFAKKVANNDYSISKYNLENKKLELQSNIYEYAYRIKLLQERIFLFKKFKKNVIDLESLLKSFYKYGKAKQSDILNVQILYNELNLKQKQLQTFLDTNFLKLEELSYEKISNIDVNTNIKNIVLSKEISNHPKILSFKQTTNKFINISKLENEKKIPDIKLNVTYFERSQEYEDYMNFSISFPLPIYGRESIKETKAKFQSQQVKNQLDDLKNKFLISIDTLQKNIDNAIGTYNIIEKTIIPKYDELQKILEKNNSYLLKTNIDTRQLIKNQNEVIKYKLKAIDEKEKYFSSLAKSYYFTRITK
- a CDS encoding FixH family protein; the encoded protein is MKLLKIVSILVFSCILLNAEPIDLKGKKDGYEVKLQSESSLVVGDNTFFVTLEKDGSSIKDAKVKAKFFMPEMPGMPYMEYVGKAKLIDGKYKLQINLSMSGTWQYHLLFKTADGKVHKIRSSVNL
- a CDS encoding HAMP domain-containing sensor histidine kinase — its product is MVLIALLYYQNEKKLYFDLAKTKMRNVVSNISSQIIFAHMSGNSLDMNQFLKTDLYQISFYDKNKKLLFGNLKDKDIDFSKNIIMQKENFILIDKSTYGHLDIYYIAIKENLFFNRLTSLQKEIVFLFFIIYFFISLIGFFLARLFLKPIKDERDRLNNFIKDTTHELNTPISAILMSSEDEENLTPKQVKRIKLAAQRISEVYKDLTFIFLENKQNLTVAKEFNLKKLIESQLKYFEALALKKRITINSELRDTFFTIDENDFIRLFNNILSNAIKYNKQKGTITILLENNTLTIKDSGIGIEKSKLKDIFNRYYRATDFSGGFGIGLNIVQNICEKYKIKIDINSELDIGSCFTLKF
- a CDS encoding response regulator transcription factor — protein: MKILLLEDDTLLNEIIIEYLEELDNEVISTFDGQEALESIYENRFDLLILDVNVPSLNGFELLKELKSNSIDIPTIYITSLHTSKDMEDGFQAGADDYIKKPFHLSELKLRINNIKRLRQIDVSGVVKLSEEIFYDNDEKIIKVNGISSYLSKTEAKVFEYFIKNKNKSISIDEISLNNWIYDEVPTATTIRTYIKNLRKILGKDKITTIKGVGYKLNL